The DNA window TGTTGAAGACAACTGTAGTAATATCTATATTTCTTCTAGCAGCATGAATTAAATGATTTCCACCTATTGCAGCAGAGTCACCATCTCCAGTAACTACAATTACATGTAACTCAGGATTAGCCATTTTAATACCCGTTGCAAATGCTAAAGCTCTTCCGTGAGTAGTGTGAAGTGTATTAAAATCCATATATCCAGGAGCTCTCGAAGAACATCCTATACCAGATACTATACAGACTTTATCTTTTTCTAAACCCAATTCATCTATAGCTTCAACTACAGATTTCATTATTATACCGTGACCACACCCCGGACACCATATATGAGGCAATTTATCCATTCTAAAATATTTTTGTAATAACTTACTAGGCATATATATCCTCCTTAATTTTTTTGATTATTTCATCCGGAGATATTAATTGTCCATTTATTTTATTATATCTATATATTGTTGCTCCTTTATCTGCAGCTCTTTCTACTTCTATTAAATATTGTCCTAAATTCATTTCTACAACTAAAATTTTCTTTACTTTTTTTGTTAACTCTTTAATCTGTTTAGTTAAAAATGGCCATATAGTTATTGGTCTAAATAAACCTACTTTTAGTCCATTTTCTCTAGCTTCATTTACTGCACTTTTTGCTGATCTTGCAGTAGCTCCATATGCAACTATAGCAATATCTGCATCATCTAACATATATTCTTCATAATTAGCTATGTCTTCTATATTGTCTTCTACCTTATTCACTAACCTATTTACAAGTTCTTCAGCAATTTTAGAGTCATTACTTGGGAAACCGGTTTCATCATGAACTAAACCTGTTACATGATATCTATACCCTTCACCAAAAGAAGCCATTTTAGGAACTAAATCATTTTCCTCAACTCTATATGGCTTATAATCTTTAGGCTCACAACTAGGTTTTACTCTATCAAATATCTCAATTTCTTCTTTATTCGGAATCTCTATTTTTTCTCTTAAATGCCCGATAACTTCATCTAATAAAAGAATTACAGGAGTTCTATATTTTTCTGCATAATTAAATGCTTTTATCGTTAAATCAAATGTCTCTCTAACGGAATATGGAGTTAGTGCAATCATAGGATGATCACCATGAGTTCCCCATTTAGCTTGCATTACATCTCCTTGTGAAGGCGATGTAGGAAGTCCTGTACTTGGGCCTCCTCTTTGAACATTTACTATAACACAAGGGATTTCAGTTATTGTAGCATACCCAATATTCTCTTGTTTCAATGAAAACCCT is part of the Senegalia massiliensis genome and encodes:
- a CDS encoding 2-oxoacid:acceptor oxidoreductase subunit alpha — encoded protein: MENKVKLMQGNEACVEGALAAGMKFYAGYPITPSTEIAEISSLRLPRVGGKFIQMEDEIAGMAAVIGGSLAGLKSMTATSGPGFSLKQENIGYATITEIPCVIVNVQRGGPSTGLPTSPSQGDVMQAKWGTHGDHPMIALTPYSVRETFDLTIKAFNYAEKYRTPVILLLDEVIGHLREKIEIPNKEEIEIFDRVKPSCEPKDYKPYRVEENDLVPKMASFGEGYRYHVTGLVHDETGFPSNDSKIAEELVNRLVNKVEDNIEDIANYEEYMLDDADIAIVAYGATARSAKSAVNEARENGLKVGLFRPITIWPFLTKQIKELTKKVKKILVVEMNLGQYLIEVERAADKGATIYRYNKINGQLISPDEIIKKIKEDIYA